The Duganella sp. BuS-21 sequence TGATGGTGTTCGCGTGCATATCGATTGCACTGCTGCTGGCCGATTCGCATATGCGGGTGCTGGCGATGGTGCGCACCGCTGCCGGCACCGTGCTGTACCCGCTGCAAATGGCGGCCTTGCTGCCGCGCGACGCCATCTACGGCGTCGGCGATTATTTCTCCACTTTGTCGTCGATGGAAAAGCAGGTGCGCGAATTGCGCCGCCAGCAGATCCTCAGCTCGCAGGCTTTGCAGCAGGCGCAGCTCCAGGCCACCGAGAACGCGCAGCTGCGCCGCCTGCTCGATGCGCGCGAGCGCTTGCCGGTGAAGTCGATGCTGGCCGACGTGCTGTATGACGCGCGCGACGTCAACAGCCGCAAGATCATTCTCGATCGCGGCACCCGTCATGACGTCACGCTTGGTTTGCCGGTGATCGACAACCAGGGCGTGGTCGGCCAGGTGACGCGGGTGTTCCCGTTTACTTCCGAAGTGACGCTGCTGTCCGATAAGGAGCAGGCGATTCCCGTGCAGCTGCTGCGCAACGGCTTGCGCAGCGTGGCCTATGGTCGCGGCAAGTCGGGCAACCTGGAACTGCGCTTCACGGCGCCCAATGCGGATATCCAGGTCGGCGATATCGTAGTCACCTCGGGCCTGGACGGTGTGTATCCGGCCGGGCTGGCGGTGGCGCGCGTGTCGCAGGTGGAAAACAGCGCCGGCGGTTCCTTCGGCGGCGTGATCTGCCAGCCGCTGGCCGGCATCATGAACAATACGCAGCTGCTGATCCTCATGTCGACGCCGGAGATGCCCGCGCGTCCGGCCGACGAGGAGCCGCGCGCGCTGCGCAAGCACAATAACAAGATGGCGCCGATCAAGGAAGCGCCGAAAGAAGGCGTGGAAGGGCAGCCTGCCGCTGGTGTTGCTGCCGCCGGCGCTGCTGTTGCCCCGGGTGCGCCCGGCCTGATTCCCGTGATGCCGCCGCCGGCGCCCAAGCCAGCCGCCACCGGCGCTGCCGCCACCACCGGCGCCAACGCCGCGCCTGCGGCCACGACGCCAGCCGCTGCACCGCCGGCCGCCGTCACACCATCCAAGGAGCCGGCACGATGAATCGTCCGCACTACATCCTGCTGCCGGTCAGCCCGTTGTTCATCGCTTTCAGCCTGTTCTGCGCGTTTCTCCTGAACCTGCTCCCTTGGGGGAACTTCGTCGGCGTGCCGGATTGCGTGGCGCTGGTGCTGGTGTTCTGGGGTGTGCACCAGCCGCGCAAGGTCGGCATCGGCACCGCCTTCTTCCTCGGCCTGCTGATGGACGTGCATGACTCCACCCTGTTGGGCGAGAATGCGCTGTCCTACACGCTGCTGTCCTACTTCGCCATCATGATGCACCGCCGGATGCTGTGGTTCCCGATCTGGACCCAGGCCATGCACGTGTTCCCGTTGCTGCTGATGGCGCAGTCGGTGCAACTGGTGGTGCGCTTCTTCGTGTCCGGTAAATTCCCCGGCTGGTTCTACTTTATCGAAAGTGTGGTGGCATCGGTCCTGTGGCCGCTGACGACCTGGCTGCTGCTGGCGCCTCAGCGCCGCGCGGTGGACCGCGACCACACCCGTCCTATCTGACGCCGCGATTCAAGCATGACTGAAATTAAGGACAATCAGCGCGAACTGCAGCAGTTCCGCATGCGCCTGACGGTGCTGGGCGGGATGGTGTTTTTCTGCTTCGCCTTGCTGCTGCTGCGCTTCATCTGGCTGCAGGTGGTCAAGTACAGCGACTTCGCCGTCAAGGCCGAAGAAAACCGCATCGCCATCGTGCCCATCGTGCCGAACCGTGGTCTTATCCTGGACCGCAACGGCGTGGTCCTGGCGCGCAACTACTCCGCTTTCACGCTGGAGATCACGCCGTCCAAGCTGCACACCACGCTCGATGAAGCCATCGACGAATTGGCGAAGCTGGTGACGGTGGACGTCAAGGACCGCAAGCGCTTCAAGAAGCTGCTCGATGAGTCCAAGGGCTTCGCCAGCGTGCCGCTGCGCACCCGCCTCACCGACGAGGAAGTGGCGCGCTTCACCGCGCAGCGCTTCCGCTTTCCCGGCGTCGAGGTGCAGGCGCGCCTGTTCCGCCAGTATCCGCTGGGCGAAACTGCCTCGCACGTGATCGGCTTCATCGGCCGCATCAACCAGTCCGAGGTCAAGGCCATCGAGGCCACCGACGACGGCCCGAATTACAAGGGCACCGATCATATCGGCAAGGAAGGCCTGGAGAAGAGCTACGAGAAGCAGCTGCACGGCCAGACCGGCTATGAGGAAGTGGAAGTGTCGGCCGGCGGCCGCGCCATCCGTACCTTGTCGCGCACGGCCGCCACGCCGGGCAATAACCTGATCCTGTCGATCGACATCGAACTGCAGAAGGTGGTGGAAGAAGCTTTCGGCGAATGGCGCGGCGCCTTCGTCGCCATCGAACCGGAGACCGGCGACATCCTGGCCTACGTCTCGCGGCCCGGCTACGATCCCAACCTGTTCGTCGACGGCATCGATTCGCAAAGCTGGAATGAACTCAATACCTCGCTGGACCGGCCGATGGTGAACCGTCCGTTGTCCGGCACTTATGCGCCCGGTTCCACCTTCAAGCCCTTCATGGCGCTGGCCGCGCTGGAGCTGGGCAAGCGCAACGCGGCGCAAGCCTATCCCGACCCAGGCTTCTTCTACCTCGGCGGCCACAAATTCCGCGACGATAAAGTGGGCGGCCACGGCAACGTCGACCTGCGCCGCTCCGTCATCGTCTCCTGCAATACCTATTATTACCAGCTCGGCAACGACATGGGCATCGACGCGATCGCCCAATTCATGCAGCCTTTCGGCTTCGGCCAGAAGACCGGCATCGACCTCGATAACGAAAAGACCGGCGTGCTGCCGTCCAAGGAATGGAAGCGCAAGCGCTTCAAGGGCAATGCCGGCAAGTGGGTGGGCGGCGACACCATCTCGGTGTCCAACGGCTCGGGCTACAACTCCTACACGCCGCTGCAGATCGCACACGCCATGGCCAACCTGGCCAACAATGGCATCGTGATGAAGCCGCACCTGGTCAAGATCGTCGAAGACGGCGGCACCCGCGCGCGCAAGCTCACCGTGCCGAGCGAAAGCTACCGCATCGCGCTCAAGCAGGAAAACATCGACATCATCAAGAGCGCCATGGTGGGCGTAAACAGCGAGCAGGGGGGCACCGCGTTCCGCGCGTTCGCCAACGCCGGCTATACCTCCGGCGGCAAGACCGGCACGGCGCAGGTGGTGGGCATCAAGGCCAACGAGAAGTACAACGCCTCGGCGCTGGCCGAACGCCTGCGCGACAACGCGCTGTACACCGCCTTCGCCCCGGCCGACAAGCCGAAGATCGTGGTCGCCATGGTGGTGGAGAACGCCGGCTGGGGCGCCGAGATCGCCGCGCCGATCGCGCGCAAGGCGCTCGACTTCTACCTGCTGGGCAAACGCCCGGTCGACAAGGAAACCACCAAGGTGCCGAAGGAAGACGCCGAGAGCTTCGTGCCGATCGAAGATCCAGAAGCCGCCGAAGCGGCAGCCGCCGCAGCGGAAGCGCTGCGCGCCAACGCGCCGGCGCAAGCTCCCGGCCCGGCGCCGGCGCCGACGCCCACGCCCACGCCGGCGGCGCCGGTGCCAGCCGCCACGCAGGCGCCGCAGCCAACGGCGCCGGTGCGGAAGAAACAATAAGGATTACCCATCATGCGCATCCATGAAAGACGTTCGCTGTGGCGTCGCATGCGGCCATACTTCACCGTGTTCGACGCTCCGCTGACGGCCATCATCATCATGCTGCTGACGGTCAGCATGATCACACTGTACTCGGCCAGCATCGGCATTCCGGGCAAGATCGAAGACCAGGTGCGCAACATCTGCCTGTGCTTCCTGGTGATGTGGCTGGTGGCGAACATCTCGCCGCAGATGATGATGCGGATCGCCGTGCCGGCCTACGCCTTCGGCGTGTTCCTGCTGGTGTGCGTGGCGCTGTTCGGTACCATCAAACTGGGCGCGCGGCGCTGGCTGCACATCGGCGTGGTCGACATCCAGCCGTCCGAATTCATGAAGATCGTCACGCCGCTGATGCTGGCGTGGTACTTCCAGAGTCGCGCCGGCCAGCTGACATGGAAATCGTATGCGGTGGCGGCGCTGCTGCTGGCGGTGCCGATGGGACTGATCGTGCGCCAGCCCGACCTGGGCACGGCGCTGCTGGTGGTGGCCGCCGGTTTCTGCGTGATCTTCCTGGCCGGCCTGTCGTGGAAAGCGCTGGCGGGATTGCTGGTGGCCGGCGCGGCGGCCCTGCCGGTGATCTGGTCGGTGCTGCACGACTACCAGCGGCAGCGCGTGATGACGCTGATCGATCCGACCTCGGACCCGCTGGGCAAGGGCTTCCACATCATCCAGTCGACCATCGCGGTGGGCTCGGGCGGCGTTACCGGCAAGGGCTGGACCCACGGCACGCAGGCCCACCTTGAATTCATCCCCGAACGCACCACCGACTTTATCTTCGCCGTGTATTCCGAGGAGTTCGGCCTGGTCGGCAACCTGGTGCTGATGGTGCTGTACCTGATGCTGATCGGCCGCGGCCTGATGATCGCCGGGAACGCGCCCAACTTCTTCACGCGCCTGCTGGCCGGCGCCGTCACCATGATTTACTTCACCTACGCCTTCGTCAACATGGGCATGGTCAGCGGCATCCTGCCGGTGGTGGGCGTGCCGTTGCCGTTCATGAGCTACGGCGGCACCGCGCTGCTGACGCTGGGACTGGGCGCCGGCATCCTGATGAGCATCCAGCGCCATCGCAAACTGGTGCAGAGCTGATGGACTTCAGCGAGCGGCGGTCCTGGTGGCGGCGCCTGCGTCCCTACGTGGTGGTGTTCGACCCGCCGCTGGCGCTGATCATCGCGGCGCTGCTGTCGGTCGGCCTGATTACGCTGCATTCGGCCGGCATGGCGATTCCCGGCAAGGTGTGGGACCAACTGCGCAATATCGCGGCGGCGGTGCTGGTGATGTGGCTGGTGGCGAACATCCCGCCGCAGACCATGATGCGGCTGGCGGTGCCCGTGTACCTGCTGGGCGTGGCGCTGCTGGTGGCGGTGGCGCTGTTCGGCATCATCAAGGGCGGCTCGCGCCGCTGGCTGTATGTCGGCGTGCAGATCCAGCCTTCGGAGTTGATGAAGATCGCCATGCCGCTGATGCTGGCCTGGTTCTTCCAGCGCGAGCAGGGGCATTTGCGCTGGCAGTCCTACGCACTGGCGGCGCTGCTGCTGGCGATACCGGCCGGCCTGATCGCGCGCCAGCCGGACCTGGGCACGGCCATGCTGGTGACGGCGGCCGGCGCCTGTGTGATCTTCCTCGGCGGCGTATCGTGGAAAGCCTTGGCTGCACTGGGCGCCGCCGGCGCCGCCGGTCTGCCGCTGCTGTGGGCCGTGATGCACGACTACCAGCGCGACCGCGTGCTGACGCTGATCGATCCCTATCACGACCCGCTGGGCAAGGGCTTCCACATCATCCAGTCGATGATCGCCATCGGCTCCGGCGGCGTGACCGGCAAGGGCTGGACCCACGGCACGCAGGCTCACCTTGAGTTCATCCCCGAGCGCACCACCGACTTTATCTTTGCCGTGTTCTCCGAGGAGTTCGGCCTGGCCGGCAATCTGGTGCTGATGGCCTTGTACCTGCTGCTGATCTGGCGCGGCCTGGCCATCGCGCAGCATGCGCCGACGCTGTTTACGCGCCTGCTGGCCGGCGCCATCACCATGATTTTCTTCACCTACGCCTTCGTCAACATGGGCATGGTGAGCGGCATCGTGCCGGTGGTGGGCGTGCCGCTGCCGTTCATGAGTTACGGTGGAACGGCGCTGATGACCCTCGGCCTTGCCGGCGGTATCCTGATGAGTATCCAGCGGCATCGATGATACTATCTCGGCCTATGCGTTTACACAGTCACCATTCTTACAAGCTTTCCATTATTGCCACGGCGCTCGCGCTGGCCGGCTGCGGCACTGCACCGGTCGATACCCAGCCGGCGCCGCGCCCGGTGCAGACTTCCGGCCCGGTGATCAAATCGCCGTCCGGCCACAAGGCCGATCCTTCGCTGCCGGCGCTGCCGCCGGCGAATTCCGGGCGCGGCGGCTACTACCAGGACGACGGTCCCGGCGACGCGCCGCCGCCCAACCTGGCCGATACGCCGGACGCCGACGTGCGCAACGATCCGCTGCTGCCGCGCTCCAATCGCCCCTACGTTGTCTTCGGCAAGACCTACACGCCGATCACCGACGAACAGCCGTTCACGCAGATCGGCGTCGGCAGCTGGTACGGCAAGAAATTCCACGGCCAGCGTACCTCGTCCGGTGAGCTGTACGATATGTACAAGATGACCGCCGCGCATCCCACGCTGCCGATTCCGTCCTATGCACGCCTGAGTAATTTGCTGAGCGGCGCCACCGTGATCGTGCGCATCAACGATCGCGGGCCGTTCCACGCCAACCGTGTGATCGACGTGTCTTACACGGCGGCGCTGAAACTGGGCTTGCTGAGCAAGGGCAGCCACGAACTGAAGATCGAACGCATCCTGCCCGATGAAGTGGACCGTATTCTGGCCACTCGCGAGGGCATCTCCGGCAGCACCAAGGCGCGCTTGACGCCGCAGTTGAAGGACCGTCTGCTGCAGGCATCGACTGCACCGACCGCAAAGGTCACCGCCACCATGATCGAACAGCCGCTGGTGCTGACGCCGTCGGCGCCGGCCGGCCCGTCGAAGGAGATCGAAGCGCTGATGCTGGCCGACCGTGCGCCGGCCGGCTACGCTGCGCCCACGCCGGCGTCCGCAGCGGCGGGCGGTTTCTATTTGCAGCTGGGCGCCTATTCGCGTGCCGAGAATGCGGAAACCGTGCGCGCCAGGTTGACCGGAAAATTCGATGCGATGGAAGTGGTGCAGGGCGGTTCGGTGTTCCGCCTGTTCGGCGGTCCGTTCGCCACGCGCCAGGAAGCGCAGCAGGCGGCGCAAGGGCTGCCGGCCGCGCTGGGCCTGAAACCCATCGTCGTCCAGCGCTAAACTGCGCTTATTTGCAGTTGCGGGTTTCTGCGCTCGGGAAGCCGGCGCGGATTTTTTCGAGTTTGGCTTTGAGCCCGGCGTCGACGTCGCGGAATTGGTAGGCCAGCAGTTTGCTGCCGCTCATGCGCGGCGTGATGCGCGCACTGCGCACACCTTGCTTCATCAATGCGGCCAGCTGGTTCTGCGCCGCGCCTTCGGTCTTGAACACGCCCAGCGAAATGCCCCAGCGCAGCGGTGAATTGTCGGACATGACGAAGTAGTTGGTCACCCCCAGCGCGCGCAGTTCGCCGGCTTTCTTGTCGGCGCCTTCCTTGCTGCCCTGCGGCGGAATGTGGACGATGTAGCCCGACACTTCGTTGCCCGGCAGGTTATGGCGCGACTGGCGGTCGCCCAGCTTCAGCGCGTCGAGCTGGTTTTCAAAGCGACGGCCGTCGGCCAGCGCGAAGCTGCCGATTTCCACGCAGGCCTGTGCTTCCGGCGCGGCCTCGCTGGCGGCGGCGGTGACGTTGGCTGCATTGGCCGCATTGACGGCATTGGCTTTCCCGGCCGGGATGATGGTCAGCTTGTCGGCGTTGAGTTGCTTAAGCAGGCGTTCCGGCTCGTGCTCGTTGCCGCTGAAGTGGCCCAGGTAGCCGCGTCCATACGCGAACAGCGCGGCGTTCACGGCAAGCAGGGACCAGAAAATAAACTTCAGCACGGGCTATCCTTGTTCAGCGCTGCGCACGACCGCCTGCAGGCCGACCAGCACAATGTTCTCGACGATCCGGTACGGCACCTTGAGCATCGGCGCAATGTAGGGCGCGGCGCCGCCGGAGATGATGCACTCGGCGGCTTGATGCTGGGCGCAGGCGTGTTCGATGGCGCCGCTCTGCGCGGCCAGGATGCCGCTCAGGATCGCGTCGTCGGTGTTGTCCGCGAATCCGTCCGCCAGCTTACCGTCTTGGGCGATCTGCGGCAACTGCGCGGTGTTGCGCGCCAGCGAACTGGCCATCAAGCCCAGACCCGGCAGGATCATCCCGCCCAGAAAGACGCCGTCCGCCGTGACGGCGTCGATGGTGGTGGCGGTGCCGCAGTTGACCACGATGATCGGCACGCGCGGCGCCAGCGTGTGGCCGGCGATGGCGGCGGCGAAGCGGTCGCAGCCCAGTTGCGCCGGGTTGCGATAGCCGTTGGTCAGGCCGGCCAGCGACGGCAGCGAGGCAAACCACTCGGCCCGCATCTGCGGCATGCAGCGCTGCAGCACATACTCCAGCTGCACGCGCAGCGCATTGCCGGCAACGTTGGCGATCAACACGCGGTCCACGCCGTGACTGGCCGCCGCTTCGCACCAGGCCAGTTCCAGTTGCGGCATGTCGGCGTGGGCGACGGCGCCGTAGGCGCTCCATTCGCCAGGTGCGTTCGTTGAATCCACCAGCGCCCATTTGACGCGCGTGTTGCCGGCGTCGATCAGTAGCATCATGCTTGGTCTCCGGATAAGCGTAGCGAAATATCGCCGGACAGGACTTCCACCTGTCCCTGCGGTGTGTCGAGCAGCAGGCGGCCGATGGCGTCGACGCCGGCGGCGCGGCCCTGCTGCAGCACGGCGCCGTCGTCGAGCAGGATCACCTCCTTGCCCTGCCAGGCGTGCAATGCATTCCAGCGCTCGACGAACGGCGCGAAGCCGGTGTCGTCGAATTCCGCCAGCACGGCGGCCAGGCGGCTGAGGAGTGCGGCCATCAGCTGGTTGCGCTCCATTTGCGCCAGCCACGGCGCGGCGGCGACCTCGCGGCCGATCTGCGCTTCCAGTTCATCCGGCATGAGGAGGTTGATGCCGGCGCCGATCACGGCCCAGATGGCGCCGTCGTTTTTATCGGTCTGCGTTTCGACCAGGATGCCGGCTAGCTTGGCGCCGTCGCGCAGCAAATCGTTGGGCCACTTGATCTGCACCGGCACGCCGAGCGAGCAGATGGTCTCCGCCAGCGCCACGCCGACCGCCATCGGCAGGCCGCTCATATTGTGCAGCGGGCCCTTGAAGCGCCACGCCAGCGAAAACATCAGCGCGGCGCCCGGCGCCGACAGCCAGGAGCGTCCTGCGCGGCCGCGCCCCGCCGTCTGGTTTTCGGCGATGCGCAGCAGCGGGCCTGTCAGGCTGTCGATGCGGGCCAGCAGGTCGGCGTTGGTGGAGCCGGTTTCGGCCACCACTTCAATCGCGACGTGGCTGGCCGAGGTGGCGCAATGCGCACTGATGGCGGACGCGGACAAATGGTTCATGATGCCTGTTTTCGTGGCTTGTGCGGCGCCTTGCCGAAGGCCCAGTCGTAGACGGTGTTCGGCAGCAGGCGCAGCACCTTGGCGACGATGCCCATCTGCCAGGGAATGACGGCGTAGCTGCGGCCGGCCGCGATCACCTGCACGGCGCTGGCGGCGAATTTTTCCGGCGCCATCAGGAACGGCATGGGGTAGGGATTGGCCTGCGTCATGGGCGTGTCGATGTAGCCGGGGCAAATGGTGACCACGCGGATGCCGTAGGGCTTCATCTCCAGCCGCAGCGATTCGCAGTAGCTGATGACGGCGGCCTTGGAGGCGCTGTAGGCTTCCGCGCCGGGCAGGCCGCGTATGCCGGCCACGCTGCCGATGCCCACCAGCCGGCCCGGCGTGCGTTGCGCGCGCATGGCGGCGATGAATGGGGCAAAGGTGGCGGCGGTGGCGACCACGTTGGTGGCGATGATGTCGGAGAAGACCGCCAGGTCTTCGGCGAATTCGGTGAGCGTGCCGGCCGAGACGCCGGCGTTGGCGATCACCACGTCGACGCCGCCCGCATGCGCGAGAAACTGCTGCGCGGCGTTGGCGATGGCGGCGTGATCGAGCACGTCCACCGCATAGGCGCGGTGCTGTTGCGGATTGGGGAGCGTGGCGATCAGGGCGGCGAGGGTTTCGCCGCGCCGGGCCAGCAGGCCAAGCGTGGCGCCCTGCGCCGCATAGCGGCGGGCCAGGGCGGCGCCCAAGCCGCTGGAGGCGCCGGTGATGAAGACGCGCAAAGGCGTCATGCTTATTTCTTCTCTGCTTTGGCTTTGGCGACCAGCACGTCCAGCACTTGCGCGACTTTCTCATGCAGCTGCGCTTCGGTGGTGGACGATTGCTTTTCAGCGTCGGCCATGGTCGGGGAGGTCATGTACTTGCCGTCCACCGCCAGCATCGGCCACGAATCGATGTTGTAGGCGTCCATCATGGACACCGATTTGCGCACGCGGCCCGCCACGCCGAAGCCGCGATAGGTATCGATGAATTTCTGCTTGTCGATGCCTTGCTTGGCGATGAATTCGAATACCTGTTCATCGCGGCGCATCGGGTTGCGGTTGACGTGGATTTCGTTGAAAGCCTTGGTGTGCAGGTCTTGCGTCAGCAGGCCCATGGCTTCCAGCGTAAAGTACATTTTCTGCTGCGGCAGGTCGGTGCCCGAGCGCGAGATGTGCATGCGCTTGAAGACGATGTTGTCGCCCTGTTTCTTGACCCAGGCGTTGAGCGATTCGTCGTAGTGCGCGCAGTGCGGGCAGGCGTAGTCGAAGAACTCGATGATCTCGACCTTCTTGCCGGTGTCCACCGGTTGCGGCGCGGCCAGCGTTTTGTATTCCACACCGTTTTTCGGATCGGTCGGCGAGGCCGTGGCGCTCAGCGCAATGGCGCCTGCCAGCGCGGCGGTCAGGATGAACTTCAGGATACGCATCGATGCTCCTTATTTTTGGTTACGTACAACGGCGACGTCGATGCCGTTTTCGGACAGTTTGCTACGGACCTTGTTCATCGCTTCGACCTGGTTGTATGGGCCGAGCCGCACGCGGTGCAGGACGCCGGTATCGGTCGAGCGGTCCGAGAGGTTGGCTTCAAAGCCCAGCAACGCCAGCTTGGCGCGCGCGCTTTCGGCGTCGCCCACTTCGCGGAAGGCGCCGGCCTGCAGGTAGTAGATGTATTTCTCGTCGCCGGCGGCGGCTGGCTGCGGCGCGATGTTGGCGGCGTTCGGCGCTGCCGCTGCTGTTGCAGCAGGCAGCGTGGCCGGCTTGGCAGAAGCCGGCGTGGTTGGCGTGCCCTGGATTTTGTCCACCACCGCTTGCAGTTGGTCGGCCGCCGGCTTGGCCGGCGCCGCCGGTGCGGCAGGGGCAGGGCTAGCGGGGGCCGCCGGCTGCTGGTCGCGCGCGAAATCCTTGGCCGCTTCGCGCGCCGCTTCCTTGTTGCCGTACATCGGCTTGTTCGGATCGGCGATCTGTCCCGCCGTCGGTTCCGCCGCCTTGCCTGCATGGCCCTTGTCCGTGAACGGCGTCGCGCCCTTGGTAATCATCAGCGCCACGACCACGGCGATACTCAGGCCGATGACCAGGCCGATGATGATGCCGACGAAGGTGTTGCCTTGTTGTCGCGTACGAGGGATGAAGCTGGAGCGGCTGGAACGGAAATTCATTGTGCGGGATGTCCTTCGCAATTACATTTTATTGGGAGCCGAGACGCCGATCAGCGCCAGGCCGTTGCGCAGCACCTGGCGCGTGGCCACCATCAGCGCGATACGCGCGGCCTTGAGCGCCTCGTCGTCGACCAGCACGCGTTCGGCGAAGTAGAAGCTGTGCAGGTTGGCGGCCAGGTCGCGCAGGTAGAACGCGATCTGGTGCGGGCCCAGTTCCGCCTGCGCGCGCGCCAGCGTTTCCGGATACGCGGCCAGCGTGGCCAGCAGGGTCGCTTCGGTCGGCGCGGTCAGCGGCGACAGGTCGACGTTGGCCAGGTCGGCTTCGTTGCCGGTCCATTGTTCCAGCATGCGGCAGATGCGCGCGTGGGCGTACTGCACGTAATAGACCGGGTTCTCGTCCGAGGTTTTCAGCGCGACGTCGACGTCGAACACGAATTCGGTGTCGGCCTTGCGCGAGATGAGGAAGAAGCGCACGGCGTCGCGGCCCTTGGTGATGTCGCCGCCGCCCGACCATTCGATCAGGTCGCGCACGGTGACGTAGGAGCCGGCGCGCTTGGAGATCTTGACCTCTTCGCCGCCCTTCATGACGGTGACCATCTTGTGCAGCACGTAGTCAGGGAAGCCTTGCGGTACGCCGACGTTGACCGCCTGCAGGCCGGCGCGCACGCGCGCGATGGTGCCGTGGTGGTCGGTGCCCTGGACGTTGATGGCCTGCTGGAAGCCGCGCTGGAACTTGACGATGTGGTAGGCCACGTCCGGCACGAAGTAGGTGTAGGTGCCGTCCTGCTTGCGCATCACGCGATTCTTGTCGTCGCCGTAGTCTTCGGTGCGCAGCCACAGCGCGCCTTCTTCTTCATAGGTCTTGCCGGATTTGTTCAGCAGGTCGACGGCGGCGTCCACCTTGCCGTCCGCGTACAGCGACGATTCCAGGTAGTAGTTGTCGAACTTGACGCCGAAGGCCTGCAGGTCGATATCCTGTTCGTTGCGCAGGTAGGTCACGGCAAAGGCGCGGATCGACTCGATGTCTTCGACGTCGCCGGAGGCGGTGGCCGGCGAGCCGTCCGAGGCCGACACGGTTTTCTTTTGCGTGAAGTCGGCGGCGATGTCGGCGATGTAGTCGCCGTTGTAGGCCGATTCCGGCCAGGCGGCGTCGCCCGGCTTGTGGCCTTGCAGGCGCGCCTGCACCGAGTTGGCCAGGGTCTGGATCTGCACGCCGGCGTCGTTGTAGTAGAACTCGCGGGTGACGTTGTAGCCTTGCGAAGCGAACAGCGAGGACAGCGCGTCGCCCAGCGCCGCCTGGCGGCCGTGGCCCACGTGCAGCGGGCCGGTCGGGTTGGCGGAGACGAATTCGATGATGACTTTCTTGCCGTTGCCGACGCTGACGGCGCCGAAGGCGGCGCCCTGCGCCAGCACGGTCTTGACCACGGCCTGCTTGGCGGCCGCGCTCACGCGCAGGTTGATGAAGCCCGGGCCGGCGATGTCGGCCGATTCCACCAGGCCCTTGCCGGCCGGATTGGCCAGCAGCGCGTCGACCAGCTTGGTGGCCAGTTCGCGCGGGTTCATTTTCAGTTGCTTGGCCAGCTGCATGGCGATATTACAAGCGACATCGCCGTGCGACGGGTCGCGCGGGCGCTCCAGCACAACGTTGGCAACCACTTCGCTGCCGGCGAGGATGGGGGCGAGGGCGGCCTGGAACAGGGCGGTGATATCTTGTTTTTGTTGGGCTAGCATGCGCTTAAAAATTCATCAGATAGTGGAAACGGCGGGCGCGCAGGCGCCGGCCAAACAGCGGTAATTATACTGTGTTGACCGACGAACGGCGTTGGCAAGCGGATGTTGTTTAATGGATATACTTTGCCGCGGCGAAGGCGATTGCGCCCACCACGCCGGAGAGGGTGATGGCGGTGCCGACAAACCATCTGATCAGGCGGATCTCCATTTGCGCAATTTTGATTTCCAACTGCGATGTTTTGGCGTCGACTTTGGCGTCGACCCCGCCGATGGCGCCTTGCATTTTGATGTCGAGCTTGGCGATGTCTTCCTTGGTCGCATAGTTCGATTTGATGACCGCGACGTCGATTTCCATGGCGCGCAGCCGGGTGTCAAGGTCGGTCAGTTGCTCAACCACCTGATTGGGAACCACATCGGATTGGGCCGGGATAG is a genomic window containing:
- the argS gene encoding arginine--tRNA ligase, with translation MLAQQKQDITALFQAALAPILAGSEVVANVVLERPRDPSHGDVACNIAMQLAKQLKMNPRELATKLVDALLANPAGKGLVESADIAGPGFINLRVSAAAKQAVVKTVLAQGAAFGAVSVGNGKKVIIEFVSANPTGPLHVGHGRQAALGDALSSLFASQGYNVTREFYYNDAGVQIQTLANSVQARLQGHKPGDAAWPESAYNGDYIADIAADFTQKKTVSASDGSPATASGDVEDIESIRAFAVTYLRNEQDIDLQAFGVKFDNYYLESSLYADGKVDAAVDLLNKSGKTYEEEGALWLRTEDYGDDKNRVMRKQDGTYTYFVPDVAYHIVKFQRGFQQAINVQGTDHHGTIARVRAGLQAVNVGVPQGFPDYVLHKMVTVMKGGEEVKISKRAGSYVTVRDLIEWSGGGDITKGRDAVRFFLISRKADTEFVFDVDVALKTSDENPVYYVQYAHARICRMLEQWTGNEADLANVDLSPLTAPTEATLLATLAAYPETLARAQAELGPHQIAFYLRDLAANLHSFYFAERVLVDDEALKAARIALMVATRQVLRNGLALIGVSAPNKM